A window of ANME-2 cluster archaeon genomic DNA:
CGTACACCAACTACAGACGATTTCAGGTCGATAATGGATGCTGAAACCATTCAGGAGATGCTTAACAACAGGTTGTTCCGCGTGCTTCTTGTGGCTGCACTTGCAAACCTGGGAAGCGTGCTGGGTACGATCATAGGGGTTATTGTGATAGTGAACGTGACAGGGATAAACCCCACAGATACCCTGCAAAATATTTTCGACAATATCGGTGCCCTGTTCACATTCCCACGATAGCAAAGGGAAAAGAGAATGACGGAATATATGCTTCAAAAAACAGGTACCTTGCATCCTGACCAATTCCCGTGGTAGGTAAAACTACCCAATCGTCGTTAATGTACTGTTGCAACTGCATTGTGTTTATATTATTCTTGATAATCCAATCCCGCTTTACTTTGAATCTAACTGCAGATTTATCAATATATTCATTGTCAAGGTTGACATGGATATTATTGTATTCATATACCACCCCATCTTTGATGGATTTAGCCTCCTGGAATGGGGCATTCAAGGATTCAACTGTGAGCTTAACATTTTTTTGTGTCGTCTTTGATTTGAAGTCTACTATAGTGATACTATGATTTGATTCAAATGCCTTGACCACCCTTTTGCCTTTCATCACTAAAATTGGGACTGTATCTGAAAATATTACATTTGAATCGTCATAATTCTTAGGTTTGGCTTTCTTAATTATTTCTTGTAGTAATTCAGGTATCTCAGAAGTTCCAGATTTTGGTTCAGTTTCTTCTTTTTTATCTGTTGCTCCGGGTTTAAATGTGGGTTTTACAAGGGGCTCTCCGGATTGAATCATATCTTCCTGTGAAGAAGATTTGTGGAATTCAGCTAATGTTGATGCAAGAGTGGATTGTTTTTCTGAACGGTCCTTGTGGATTGTTTCAGATCTTGCAATGGGTCTCTCGATCAATTCTTTTAAAAATTCACGTATATCGCCCTCTTTTTTAGCTATTGGAGTTTCTTTTTTTATTACATTTTGAGCAATAAATTCTAGTTCCTTAACGGGTACTGGTGTTTTATCAGGTACTGGTGTTTTATCAGGTACTGGCGTTTCATCAGGTACTGGTATTTCATCTGGTACTGGTGTTTTATCGGTTACTGGTGTTTTATCAGGTACTGGTATTTCATCTGGTACTGGTGTTTTATCGGTTACTGGTGTTTTATCAGGTACTGGTATTTCATCAGGTACTGGTATTTCATCTGGTACTGGCGTTTCATCAGGTACTGGTGTTTTATCAGGTACTGGTATTTCATCTGGTACTGGTGTTTTATCGGTTACTGGTGTTTTATCAGGTACTGGTATTTCATCTGGTACTGGTGTTTTATCGGTTACTGGTGTTTTATCAGGTACTGGTGTTTTATCAGGTACTGGTATTTCATCAGGTACTGGCGTTTCATCAGGTACTGGTATTTTAATAGATGCTGGCGTTTTAATGGATGTTGGTGTTCTAATGGGTGCTGGCGTTTTAATGGATGCTGTTGTTTCATCGGGCGCCGGTGTTTCAACAGGTTTTTGTTTCACTGCCTCTACTGCTACTTCAGGACTTGCTGGTTCTTCTTTCTGGTACTTTTGAGATAAAACAGACAGTTCAGAGGCAATTATATCAGATACTTTTGACCTGGGTTTGACTATTTCAGGTGCTTTATTTTCTTTTGTGGATGACAGTGCTAATATTTTCTGTATTAGTGGTTTAATTGTTTCTGGTGATTCACTTTCATATTTTTCGATGTTTGATGTTGCAAATGTTACCCCGGCATCGATGATTGAATATTTATCTTCACCATAATTGCGGCGTGCGTAACTGATGACATGATCCATTAATAAAATTGAAGAAACAAATACCAGGATTATGATAAAAAAACCTGTGTCCTGATGTGTCTCAAGCCATGTGGTTGCCAGATGGGTGGTATCAAGAATGAGTAAGGTAAACCTTAATAGAATATAACCAAAGACGACAGTTCCACTTATGTGAAGTGCTTTTCTAAATAATGGATTTGCTAATACTTCATCTAACTTGATATTTGCCTCAGCCATCTAATCCTTCCTCCTGCTAATAAAAAAT
This region includes:
- a CDS encoding PGF-pre-PGF domain-containing protein; translation: MAEANIKLDEVLANPLFRKALHISGTVVFGYILLRFTLLILDTTHLATTWLETHQDTGFFIIILVFVSSILLMDHVISYARRNYGEDKYSIIDAGVTFATSNIEKYESESPETIKPLIQKILALSSTKENKAPEIVKPRSKVSDIIASELSVLSQKYQKEEPASPEVAVEAVKQKPVETPAPDETTASIKTPAPIRTPTSIKTPASIKIPVPDETPVPDEIPVPDKTPVPDKTPVTDKTPVPDEIPVPDKTPVTDKTPVPDEIPVPDKTPVPDETPVPDEIPVPDEIPVPDKTPVTDKTPVPDEIPVPDKTPVTDKTPVPDEIPVPDETPVPDKTPVPDKTPVPVKELEFIAQNVIKKETPIAKKEGDIREFLKELIERPIARSETIHKDRSEKQSTLASTLAEFHKSSSQEDMIQSGEPLVKPTFKPGATDKKEETEPKSGTSEIPELLQEIIKKAKPKNYDDSNVIFSDTVPILVMKGKRVVKAFESNHSITIVDFKSKTTQKNVKLTVESLNAPFQEAKSIKDGVVYEYNNIHVNLDNEYIDKSAVRFKVKRDWIIKNNINTMQLQQYINDDWVVLPTTGIGQDARYLFFEAYIPSFSFPFAIVGM